Below is a genomic region from Henckelia pumila isolate YLH828 chromosome 3, ASM3356847v2, whole genome shotgun sequence.
GAGAGCATTGGATTACAGGCACCTCTTAATAAATGCCTCTCGCTTTGAATTGGACGTACTCTTTCAATTTATTGCATTGCACTCCCCAACCATACCAGCTTCCGATTAACTCTCCATTTTCGTTACTTTGTGTACTGTGAATTTCTCCCAGGAGTATTTGTTGAACTTGAAAAACCCCAAGTTTTTGTTTCCATTTTGTGGCTTAATTGGATTTGGAGAATGGGGGGTGGCGGTTATACTGTGAAAGTGGAGGAAGCAAAGGCTGCTGCGAACGGGAAGCCTTCTGCGGGAGCAGTGTATAGGTGCATTTACGCCAAAGATGGGTTGATGGAGATACCTCTGGATCTTCTTTCTCCTTGGGATTTTTTCAGGTGAGACTCTGCGTTTTTTGCTCATGTCGTGTGTGTTACTCTGTTTTCTGGCAATTATttcgatgatttttttttttgggtttcgtatcaaagatttcaaaattcaagtgCATTGAGAAAAGATTCGTTGCCCGTTTCTGATTTCACGATTCTCAGttgattttaataataaatataaaaatatatatatatataaaagagagatttttttaaaaaaaatcatattggaATTGGCCCATGCAGGTCTCGAACCTGCGACCTTCGCGTTATTAGCACGACGCTCTAACCAACTGAGCTAATGGGCCTTCGTGCTATGGGTTCTTGTTAAattatatttgatcctattttttgagatttgttgtttgCATTTGCCATTTGATCGAGAATTCGAGATTCAAATTATCCGATGCCCGATTCTCAGAGTTGATCGGGGATGGGTCCGTCGAATTTGCCGTGTAATTCTGAGTTTTTGGGTGCAGGAAGTCACTGGAAAGAAATGCTGGAAATCAGATGTTGGGACGCCGCCCAAAAATCGATGGAAAGGTAACACAGTACACTTGGGttttatttttagggaatttgttttatttagtttatgatTGGTAAAATTGGTCCCGAAGTAAGTTAATTGAATGCATTTTTCTCTCAGAACATATTGTTGGTGATGTGTAATTTATGTCAAAATGATTTCATAAATTTATGTAGTTATTTtggtatttattgatgatatctagTGTCTTTTAGAAGTGAAAATGtgaatgagatttttttttgggagcaaaaaatatagtttttaaggcattttgatgtgaatttttgaaggggGATTTGATTCTAGCTTTATTTGACAAATTTGAATGTTACTGGCAGGCTGGTGCATACAGTTGGCTGACATACCAAGAAGTCTACGATACAGCCCTCAAGATTGGCTCTGCCATTCGTTCTCGTGGCCTCAATCCAGTCCGTGTTTATACAAATTTTTTAATCTTGAAATAGAAACTGAACTTTGAAAGGAGATTGGCGTGTTTGCATGATAATGCGTTTTTAATGCTATAACACCCTTGGAAAATCAACAAGCTAAAACATGTTTTCAGCTAGGAATTTAACAACATGAGCAAGGGGCTGTAGATTGATATCTTTTATCTAGAATTTGAGCTCTAAATTTGAGAAGTATATGTTTTTAGCTCATTGATTTTCGCAGTGtgttatcaaatttaaaatattattgttgTGGTTTTTgaagttgattttattttatttttgtgtgttcCTAATGGAGACTGTTTATCATATTAGGGAGACCATTGTGGCATATATGGAGCAAATTGCCCTGAATGGATCGTGTCAATGGAGGTAAGTTCATTCTAAAGATCGCTTTATTTGAACGTCATTCGAGTTACAATGTTAATTAGTCTGTTTGATCTCTTTACAGGCTTGCATTAGCCATGCCATTACCTATGTTCCACTCTATGATTCTCTTGGTATGTATGGGCTTCtatttttttcttgattttataGGCACTCATTAGTTATCAACTTCCTGTATGCAGCGGTGTAAATCTCTCATAATCAAGGAGAAGCAATGGTTCAAATATATGATAAAACACACCACCTCGAATTTGTACTAAAAAAAGTGGGGGGAAAAAAACTTGGTTTGGTCTTCTCTTTATTGCACTTTTTGATTGGGCGTAAATTCAATGCAGGCGCAAATGCGGTTGAGTACATTATCAATCATGCAGAGGTTTCCATAGCATTTGTTCATGAAACAAAGCTACCCGCGGTATGTTCTCTTGGTTCAAGAGCTTGGTTTTAAAATAAGATGTAAAGGCTTATTTAGTTAGTTAACATCTTATGAACTTATAAGACGTTTAAGATGGGATTGTCCTACACTCTCAACGGTTGTCTCTGTTTGCAGATACTAGCATGTCTCTCCAACTGTGTCTCACATCTAAAAAGTAAGATGAATTGTTTAATCTGAGGTTATTAGccaaatcaatttttatatattgaAGATTTGCTAATTTAGGTATGCTATTCTTTGTTAAGCTATTGTCAGCTTTGGAAAGATTTCTGAGGAGCAAAAGGAATCAGCTAAGGAGCTTGGTGTAGATTGCTTCTCTTGGGGAGAATTCTCTCTTTTGGTTAGAAAAAAGTCATCACGTGCATATTGGGCCTACTATTTTAGTTTGCTTTATAAAGTTTTGGTGATATTGGTTTATCTTTGCCTTGAACAACATAATTCTTTCCCAAAGTCACATTTTCAACCCAATTTCGCATTTGCCAATACAACCATTATCTGCCAAGTTTAAAACATTTCCCAGAAATACTGGAAACTTACCAGATACACTCTCATTTGTCTGTTTTGGCAGGGAAATTTGGATGATGATCTTCCTCCTAAATCAAGGACTGACGTATGCACTATAATGTATACGAGTGGAACAACGGGAGAACCTAAAGGTGTCATCATAAATAATGGTGCTTTCATGGCAGAAGTATTGTCTATGGATCACCTTCTTAGAGAAACAGATAAAGTGGTAAAAATTTGGCAGATTTTTGCTTTGTTAGGTTTGCAATATGATGAAGACAGAAGAATTTTAAGTGATTTCATTTCACGTCTTTCTTCAGGGTACAGAAGAGGATGTGTATTTCTCTTTTCTTCCTCTTGCCCATATATTCGATCAAATTATTGAAACCTACTGTATTTATCGAGGTTCTTCAATTGGGTTTTGGCAGGCGGTGAGATAAATATTTAACGATTTTCATTTTTGCGATAATGATTTTGGTAATATAATGCATTCTAGTGCCGAAAATTGTGAAGCAATGTTTTCTTACACCGAAAACGATTTACATCAAACTTACAGGATATCAGGTACATGATTGAAGATCTTCTCATGTTAAAGCCAACTTTATTTTGTGGAGTTCCTAGAGTATTTGACCGGATATACACTGGTATACAATTGTTTATCGATATAATTGGATTTAAGCCTCTGTTGTGCCTGTCATCAATTACTCAACATTTGAAACAGATTGGTGCCTTGAGTTATAGACAGATTTTGCTATTTGTTGCACATTTATTTGCACACTACAGGGAGGTTTGATATTACTTTCGGGTTTTTCCGGCAAATGTTTTTTgagaaatgtattttttttgaatGGATTGCAGAGTAAGATGAATGTTTGGTTTTATTCACCAGACGACACACGCTTTATTCACCTGTCATCAATTGCTCAACATGCCATgtagaaataaaatattcagggtagtttgatatttaaatattttgtggGATACTTACAGTTGGAAGATATTTTTTATTGGGTTAGAATATGAATTTAGTTGTTattggaaagaagtgaaaagtTTAACAGGAGTCATGATAATCTAAGAAAATACAGAATATGATGGAAATGTATTTTGAGAAATGAACGTTTTCCCAAATGAATCCTAACGAAGTTATATATTGTAGAATAGTGGCATTTCTgtgaaattaatttatttactatTGTGTTCGTAGGCATCATGGAAAAAATTGCGGCTGGTGGTTTATTGAAAAAGTCGCTATTCCAGTTCGCATACAATTAGTATGTTCCATTTTCGAAGCATATTCAAGCTTAATTCTCTTTAGACCCTCGTACCAACTAATAAAGTATTTTTGAACAGTAAATTGGGtaatatggagaaaggacttaaGCAAGAAGAAGCATCTCCATTCTTCGACAAACTCGTCTTTGATAAGGTTGGTGACCTACCATCTTTTCCTACATTATGATCTCTACCATGTTGGTGGAGCAGATGGAGCAGACTATGGCAGTGGACTCCCTCCTGTTtctatataaatttatatacttTTATTTTCGAGCTTTAGAAGTTTAAATTCACCCCCTAACTGACAATCCTGCCTCCACCGCTGCTATATATAGTTTGCATGATTGTACATTTATTACTTTGCATTTCAGATTAAACAAGCATTTGGGGGACGTGTCCGTCTTATATTGTCTGGAGCTGCACCTTTACCTAAGCACATCGAGGAGTTTCTAAGAGTGACAAGTTGTTGTGTGTTATCGCAAGGATACGGTAATGcgaaaaaaattaacaaatgaaGGATCATGCGAGTTTTTATTTCGTATTTTTTGCTGGGGAGAGCCAACTCCCCTGGCTGTAGCTTTTGGTGCAATGACTTGTTTTCTTGTTTGAACTAGAAAAGGTTCTAATTCCTGTAGTTTTCCTTCATATCATTCTTGTTTTAACTGATATATTGGGTTCACTTCAAATTCACTTCAGGGCTAACAGAAAGTTGTGGTGGATGTTGCACTTCCATAGCTAACGTGTTTTCAATGATGGGAACTGTGGGTGTCCCAATGAGTACCATCGAAGTCAGGCTTGAATCAGTACCTGAGATGGGATACGATGCATGTTCTGTTCTTCCAAGAGGTGAAATTTGTCTACGGGGAACAACGTTGTTCTCTGGGTACTATAAACGCGAGGATCTCACAAATGAAGTACTTGTGGACGGATGGTTCCATACTGGTAAAATTAGATAACCATAAATCATCTTTCttcttgtagagagaatggaaCTCGGGTATCTTCATCAGGTAATGAAGTGTGGATTTTAAATATTGCAGGTGATATTGGAGAGTGGCAGCCTAATGGGGAGATGAAAATCATTGATAGGAAGAAGAATATTTTCAAGCTGTCTCAAGGGGAATATGTTGCCGTGGAAAACATTGAAAGTGTCTACTCACGATGCCCTCTTGTAACATCAGTAAGTCATAGGAAATTCAAGAA
It encodes:
- the LOC140887053 gene encoding probable CoA ligase CCL6, yielding MGGGGYTVKVEEAKAAANGKPSAGAVYRCIYAKDGLMEIPLDLLSPWDFFRKSLERNAGNQMLGRRPKIDGKAGAYSWLTYQEVYDTALKIGSAIRSRGLNPGDHCGIYGANCPEWIVSMEACISHAITYVPLYDSLGANAVEYIINHAEVSIAFVHETKLPAILACLSNCVSHLKTIVSFGKISEEQKESAKELGVDCFSWGEFSLLGNLDDDLPPKSRTDVCTIMYTSGTTGEPKGVIINNGAFMAEVLSMDHLLRETDKVGTEEDVYFSFLPLAHIFDQIIETYCIYRGSSIGFWQADIRYMIEDLLMLKPTLFCGVPRVFDRIYTGIMEKIAAGGLLKKSLFQFAYNYKLGNMEKGLKQEEASPFFDKLVFDKIKQAFGGRVRLILSGAAPLPKHIEEFLRVTSCCVLSQGYGLTESCGGCCTSIANVFSMMGTVGVPMSTIEVRLESVPEMGYDACSVLPRGEICLRGTTLFSGYYKREDLTNEVLVDGWFHTGDIGEWQPNGEMKIIDRKKNIFKLSQGEYVAVENIESVYSRCPLVTSIWVYGNSFESFLVAVVVPERKPLEEWAEKNEEKGDFKSLCGNSNARKYILDELNSTAKQHKLRGFEMLRAIHLEPVPFDIDRDLVTPTFKLKRPQLLKYYKDYIDQMYSGVKGQNGIAPS